One Kangiella geojedonensis DNA segment encodes these proteins:
- a CDS encoding YceI family protein, with product MLRKKFLLIFASLILLAPLTTQSKEYTGVVAESSKIEFSGVQNRKTAFTGHFKEYEVSADFDSGDLSNSYINVMIELGTLESGSEKRDTKLKKGNWFDIDNTPRSYFKSESIKPVSDGIYEIEGLLEIKGISKPYSFTLEIRELVDLLKLSGNFTINRLDFDLGLGAWKNPDWVKHEVEVEFDITVKKKTE from the coding sequence ATGTTAAGAAAAAAGTTTTTACTGATATTTGCTTCATTGATTCTGCTAGCGCCGTTAACTACTCAGTCAAAGGAGTACACAGGTGTTGTGGCTGAGAGCAGTAAAATTGAATTTAGCGGTGTCCAGAATCGAAAAACGGCCTTTACCGGACACTTCAAAGAGTATGAGGTTTCTGCTGATTTTGATAGCGGTGATTTATCAAATAGCTACATTAACGTGATGATCGAACTCGGGACGTTAGAAAGTGGTAGTGAAAAACGTGACACAAAGCTCAAAAAAGGGAATTGGTTTGATATTGATAACACTCCTAGAAGTTACTTTAAGTCAGAGTCAATAAAGCCTGTATCCGACGGTATTTATGAGATTGAAGGGCTACTTGAAATAAAAGGGATATCAAAGCCTTACAGCTTTACATTAGAAATTCGTGAACTAGTCGACTTGTTGAAATTGTCGGGTAATTTTACAATCAACAGACTCGATTTTGACCTTGGCCTAGGCGCTTGGAAAAATCCAGACTGGGTCAAACATGAAGTTGAAGTTGAGTTTGATATAACTGTTAAGAAGAAGACAGAATAG
- the hutH gene encoding histidine ammonia-lyase, protein MTTYTLTPGKLTLADCRDIYSKPCQIELNPDFYPVIDRSAQTVADVVENNQTVYGINTGFGLLASTRIPREKLELLQESLVLSHAAGIGELLPDNVVRLLMVLKLSSLSQGHSGVRRETVDALIKLVNHEVYPCIPEKGSVGASGDLAPLAHMSCTLIGVGEVRHNGKIMSAVEGLKVAGLDPLTLAAKEGLALLNGTQCSTALALAGLFGAENNFSAAIVAGGLTVDAVLGSVAPFDARIHEVRGHDGQKKVALSLLNLIKGSELNESHEDCDKVQDPYSLRCQPQVMGAALDHMRFAASVLLTEANAVSDNPLVFPEDGDIISGGNFHAEPVAMSSDLLAIVISEVGAIVERRIALMLDKHLSGLPAFLVEDSGVNSGFMIAQVTAAALASENKTLAHPASVDSLPTSANQEDHVSMATFAARRLRDMNFNTAGVIAVELLSAAQGLDFRAPLKTSATLQKAYDAIREKVPYYEKDRHFGPDIEAIRELIDSGLFNQFARELELPSL, encoded by the coding sequence ATGACAACTTATACATTAACACCGGGCAAGCTAACGCTTGCCGATTGTCGAGATATTTACTCGAAACCTTGTCAGATCGAACTCAACCCTGACTTTTATCCGGTCATCGATCGCTCCGCGCAGACGGTTGCTGACGTGGTCGAAAATAACCAAACCGTTTACGGCATTAACACAGGTTTTGGTTTGCTGGCCTCGACTCGTATTCCACGCGAGAAATTAGAACTGTTGCAAGAAAGCTTAGTACTTTCTCACGCCGCAGGCATTGGCGAGTTACTTCCTGATAACGTGGTTCGCTTATTGATGGTTCTTAAACTGTCTAGCCTATCGCAAGGTCACTCTGGCGTGCGCCGCGAAACAGTGGACGCGTTGATTAAGCTGGTAAACCATGAAGTCTATCCATGCATTCCTGAAAAAGGCTCTGTCGGCGCGTCAGGCGACTTAGCACCACTCGCTCACATGAGCTGTACGCTGATCGGCGTTGGTGAAGTTCGTCATAACGGCAAAATCATGAGTGCGGTTGAAGGCTTAAAGGTTGCGGGCCTGGATCCACTGACGCTAGCTGCTAAGGAAGGTTTGGCGCTACTTAACGGTACCCAATGTTCTACAGCGTTAGCGCTGGCTGGCTTATTCGGTGCGGAAAACAATTTCTCGGCAGCCATAGTCGCTGGCGGTTTAACGGTTGATGCGGTGCTTGGTTCGGTTGCGCCGTTTGACGCACGAATTCACGAAGTTCGTGGTCACGACGGTCAAAAGAAAGTGGCTCTGTCGCTACTTAATCTAATCAAAGGCAGTGAATTAAACGAGTCTCACGAAGACTGCGATAAAGTTCAAGACCCTTACTCTTTACGTTGCCAGCCTCAAGTCATGGGCGCTGCGCTTGACCATATGCGTTTTGCTGCTTCGGTGCTCCTGACAGAGGCAAATGCAGTTTCTGATAACCCGCTAGTGTTCCCTGAAGACGGCGATATTATTTCTGGCGGTAACTTCCACGCAGAGCCAGTTGCTATGTCATCTGACTTATTGGCCATCGTCATTTCTGAAGTGGGCGCGATTGTTGAGCGTCGAATCGCACTGATGCTCGATAAACACTTAAGCGGCCTACCAGCCTTCTTGGTCGAAGACAGCGGTGTCAACTCAGGTTTTATGATTGCACAAGTAACTGCTGCGGCATTGGCCTCAGAGAACAAAACCCTAGCCCACCCTGCTTCAGTGGACAGCTTGCCAACATCGGCAAACCAGGAAGACCACGTTTCGATGGCAACTTTCGCTGCTCGTCGTTTAAGAGACATGAACTTCAATACAGCCGGCGTAATAGCAGTTGAATTATTAAGCGCTGCTCAAGGCCTCGACTTCCGTGCGCCGCTAAAAACCTCTGCAACACTACAAAAAGCTTACGACGCGATTCGTGAAAAGGTTCCTTATTACGAAAAAGACCGTCACTTTGGTCCAGACATTGAAGCCATTCGTGAGTTAATTGATAGTGGGCTATTTAACCAGTTCGCTAGAGAGCTAGAGCTACCTAGCTTATAA
- the hutU gene encoding urocanate hydratase has product MSERFDASREIRAPKGTELNAKSWLTEAPLRMLMNNLDPDVAEHPQGLVVYGGIGRAARNWECYDKIVESLKELNDDETLLVQSGKPVGVFKTHADAPRVLIANSNLVPHWANWEHFNELDRKGLMMYGQMTAGSWIYIGSQGIVQGTYETFVEAGRQHFDGNTTGKWILTGGLGGMGGAQPLAATMAGYCMIAVECDETRIDFRLRTGYVDNKATSIDEALNMLQEALDKGEAISIGLLGNAADVFPELHKRGVKPDLVTDQTSAHDPVNGYLPQGWTVEEWREKAESNPDEVTKAAKKSMAVQVKAMVEFAHAGIPTVDYGNNIRQMALEEGVENAFDFPGFVPAYIRPLFCRGIGPFRWAALSGDPEDIYKTDQKVKEIIADDPHLHNWLDMAKERIQFQGLPSRICWVGLGLRHKLGLAFNEMVKNGELKAPVVIGRDHLDSGSVASPNRETEGMQDGSDAVSDWPLLNAMLNVAGGATWVSLHHGGGVGMGFSQHSGVVICCDGTDEAAARINRVLFNDPATGVMRHADAGYDAAVECAKENNLNLPMVK; this is encoded by the coding sequence ATGAGCGAACGTTTTGATGCAAGTCGCGAAATAAGAGCGCCAAAAGGCACAGAGTTAAATGCAAAGTCATGGTTAACCGAAGCACCGCTTCGCATGTTAATGAACAACCTTGATCCTGACGTTGCCGAGCATCCACAAGGCTTAGTCGTTTATGGCGGTATTGGTCGCGCTGCACGTAACTGGGAGTGTTACGACAAAATCGTAGAGTCTCTAAAAGAGCTGAACGACGACGAAACACTTTTAGTTCAATCGGGCAAACCTGTTGGCGTTTTCAAAACCCACGCTGATGCACCGCGCGTTTTAATTGCGAACTCAAATCTGGTGCCACACTGGGCAAACTGGGAACATTTTAATGAGCTCGACCGAAAAGGGCTTATGATGTACGGCCAAATGACGGCAGGTTCGTGGATTTATATTGGTAGCCAAGGCATTGTTCAAGGCACTTACGAGACATTTGTCGAAGCAGGTCGTCAACACTTCGACGGCAACACCACGGGCAAGTGGATTTTAACGGGTGGTCTTGGTGGCATGGGTGGCGCACAGCCGCTTGCCGCGACGATGGCGGGTTATTGCATGATTGCTGTCGAATGTGACGAAACTCGTATCGACTTCCGTTTACGTACGGGCTATGTGGACAATAAAGCCACCAGTATTGATGAAGCATTGAACATGTTGCAAGAAGCACTGGATAAAGGCGAAGCCATTTCGATTGGTTTACTCGGCAACGCAGCTGACGTATTCCCAGAGTTACACAAACGCGGCGTTAAACCAGACTTAGTGACGGATCAAACCTCTGCACACGATCCTGTAAACGGCTATTTGCCACAAGGCTGGACGGTTGAAGAGTGGCGCGAAAAAGCAGAGTCGAACCCCGACGAAGTCACAAAGGCAGCTAAAAAATCCATGGCAGTTCAAGTTAAAGCCATGGTTGAGTTTGCTCACGCTGGCATCCCAACGGTGGATTACGGTAACAACATTCGCCAAATGGCGCTGGAAGAAGGCGTGGAAAACGCGTTTGATTTCCCAGGCTTTGTTCCAGCCTATATCCGCCCTCTTTTCTGCCGTGGTATTGGTCCATTCCGCTGGGCAGCGCTATCAGGTGATCCAGAAGATATTTATAAAACCGACCAAAAGGTTAAAGAAATCATCGCTGACGATCCGCACCTGCATAACTGGCTCGACATGGCGAAAGAACGTATTCAATTCCAAGGCTTGCCATCGCGTATCTGCTGGGTTGGCCTAGGCTTACGCCACAAGCTAGGCTTGGCATTTAACGAAATGGTCAAAAATGGCGAGTTAAAAGCACCTGTGGTCATTGGCCGTGACCACTTAGACTCAGGCTCAGTTGCCAGTCCGAACCGCGAAACTGAAGGCATGCAAGATGGCTCTGACGCTGTGTCAGACTGGCCGTTATTGAACGCCATGCTCAACGTAGCTGGTGGTGCGACGTGGGTGTCGCTACATCATGGCGGTGGCGTCGGCATGGGCTTCTCGCAACATTCTGGCGTCGTCATTTGCTGTGACGGTACAGATGAAGCAGCCGCACGCATTAACCGTGTATTGTTCAACGACCCAGCGACTGGCGTTATGCGTCATGCTGACGCGGGCTACGACGCTGCCGTTGAATGCGCCAAAGAAAATAACTTAAATCTACCCATGGTTAAGTAG
- the hutC gene encoding histidine utilization repressor, whose product MTDPNTRRYMVVKNFIKQGIEDGSWAEHKRVPSENELVETCGVSRMTARRALDELTEEGILYRAQGRGTFVAPKKLHSPMLEIRNIADEVKERGNEYSNELILLQKEHCPIHLLHYFDLEEGEDIFHSIMVHKENNKPIQIEQRYVNPKAAPDYLKQNFNEMTPNVYLSEVAPLTQAEHQIEAKEADPFMRVTLKLQEHEPVLSIDRTTWSKDLLVSYCQLFHPASRFKLTGRFTTEHQLTEL is encoded by the coding sequence ATGACCGATCCGAATACTCGCCGCTATATGGTGGTAAAAAACTTTATAAAACAAGGCATTGAAGATGGCAGCTGGGCTGAGCACAAGCGTGTTCCGTCTGAAAACGAGCTTGTCGAAACCTGTGGCGTTAGTCGCATGACTGCACGACGTGCGTTGGACGAGCTGACCGAAGAAGGCATCTTATACCGAGCTCAAGGTCGCGGGACTTTCGTTGCCCCTAAAAAATTGCATTCACCCATGCTCGAAATCCGAAATATCGCTGATGAAGTAAAAGAACGAGGCAATGAATACTCCAATGAATTGATTTTATTGCAAAAAGAACACTGCCCTATTCACTTGTTACATTACTTCGATTTGGAAGAAGGCGAAGATATTTTTCACTCGATCATGGTGCATAAAGAAAATAACAAGCCAATTCAGATCGAACAGCGCTACGTCAACCCAAAGGCTGCGCCGGACTACTTAAAACAGAATTTTAATGAAATGACGCCAAACGTGTATTTATCCGAAGTGGCGCCATTAACGCAAGCTGAGCACCAGATCGAAGCCAAAGAAGCCGATCCCTTTATGCGTGTGACGCTAAAGCTGCAAGAGCACGAGCCAGTACTATCAATAGACAGAACCACTTGGTCGAAAGACTTGTTAGTCAGCTATTGCCAATTATTCCACCCTGCTAGCCGCTTTAAGCTTACAGGACGATTTACTACTGAACACCAACTGACTGAGCTTTAG
- a CDS encoding N-formylglutamate amidohydrolase, giving the protein MSSESLTERFKKQDIEPSEFNHLAHLKVAWDYIHEYSMVEAREKFHQDIIKLTKVLGAEEKYHRTLTDFFLDYLYQVKWYLNHTGQSSESWRSVEQQCPLLINDAKRLISYYYSDELINSDLARTQYVDADIMPLDRASLRFSEAEIPVFDLVEQDSPIIVSMPHHGQFIPHDVLEQMTDTALNSADTDWYLVQLYSFLEELKVTRINANYSRYLIDLNRDSSGKVLYKGADNTELCPTSTFDLEALYEGDEEPDSHEVARRTELYWKPYHQELQRLIKQTKDKFGYCLLFEAHTIQSHVPRFFDGQLPDFNFGTNEGQTVNDQLKAVLENFDTGDYSKIINGRFKGGFITRQYANPEDNIYTIQLELSQITYLDEKLRLFDKEKAQKVGEAIKRLVLELGSILER; this is encoded by the coding sequence ATGAGTTCTGAATCATTAACTGAGCGATTTAAAAAACAAGACATTGAGCCTAGTGAATTCAATCACTTGGCGCACTTAAAGGTCGCCTGGGACTATATCCATGAATACTCTATGGTCGAGGCTCGCGAAAAGTTCCATCAGGATATTATCAAGCTGACCAAAGTCCTTGGCGCAGAAGAAAAGTATCATCGAACGCTGACCGACTTCTTTTTAGATTACTTATATCAAGTGAAATGGTACTTAAACCATACAGGGCAAAGCTCGGAATCATGGCGTTCAGTGGAGCAACAGTGCCCATTATTGATTAACGACGCCAAAAGACTGATCAGTTATTACTACAGCGATGAATTAATCAACTCAGACCTAGCGCGAACCCAATACGTTGACGCTGATATTATGCCTTTGGATAGAGCCAGCCTGCGTTTTAGTGAGGCTGAGATACCAGTTTTCGATTTAGTTGAGCAGGATTCACCTATTATTGTTTCTATGCCGCATCACGGGCAGTTTATCCCGCATGACGTCCTAGAGCAGATGACCGACACCGCCTTAAATAGCGCCGACACTGACTGGTACCTGGTTCAGCTTTATAGCTTTTTAGAAGAGTTAAAAGTCACTCGAATCAATGCTAACTACTCGCGCTACCTGATTGATCTTAATCGAGACAGCAGTGGAAAGGTGTTATATAAAGGTGCTGACAATACTGAGCTTTGCCCGACCTCAACCTTTGATTTAGAAGCATTATACGAAGGAGACGAAGAACCTGATTCGCATGAGGTCGCGCGCAGAACAGAGCTGTACTGGAAACCGTACCACCAAGAGCTACAGCGTTTAATTAAACAAACCAAAGACAAGTTCGGCTACTGCTTACTGTTTGAAGCGCACACTATTCAATCCCACGTGCCGCGTTTCTTCGACGGGCAATTGCCAGACTTTAACTTCGGCACTAACGAAGGCCAAACAGTAAACGACCAGCTTAAAGCAGTACTTGAAAACTTTGATACTGGCGATTACTCAAAAATTATCAACGGACGCTTTAAAGGTGGTTTTATCACGCGCCAATACGCAAACCCAGAAGATAATATCTACACCATTCAGTTGGAGTTGTCGCAAATTACTTACCTAGATGAAAAACTAAGGTTGTTTGATAAGGAAAAAGCGCAGAAAGTTGGAGAAGCGATAAAGCGTTTGGTTCTGGAGTTGGGGAGTATCTTAGAGCGATAA
- a CDS encoding isoaspartyl peptidase/L-asparaginase — translation MIGKLFKGKPKEKEPEEELIPVPVPALVAVLLNQENEKGSPLTEAEVIEIRDNAACIMMPISAAEQMAESRGYPDLDPEYAWEQWQQARKELIEDENS, via the coding sequence ATGATCGGTAAACTATTCAAAGGAAAACCAAAGGAAAAAGAGCCTGAAGAAGAGCTTATTCCGGTTCCTGTTCCAGCGTTAGTCGCAGTGCTACTCAATCAAGAAAATGAAAAAGGCTCGCCGTTAACTGAAGCGGAAGTTATTGAAATACGAGACAATGCGGCTTGTATCATGATGCCCATTTCAGCTGCAGAGCAAATGGCTGAGTCCCGAGGTTATCCAGATTTAGATCCAGAGTATGCCTGGGAACAATGGCAACAAGCCAGAAAAGAGCTAATAGAAGATGAAAACTCATAA